A part of Rhodamnia argentea isolate NSW1041297 chromosome 8, ASM2092103v1, whole genome shotgun sequence genomic DNA contains:
- the LOC125316236 gene encoding polygalacturonase At1g48100-like isoform X2 has translation MNLFISFVHHFTKMMSMDLKNCAFLILFAFLILCADFGACYARNSMPWRQSRIHLSSVMDKGHSSHHNHKKHNTPLAPAPAPKPKPKPPAPMPVPAPAPKPKPKPPAPAPMPVPAPLAPAPSHKNSTTFNVQDYGAKGDGQTDDMKAFLAAWAAACKVEASTILVPSGSIFLLSPISFAGPNCKPKIIFQLDGKIIAPTSAKAWGSGFLQWIEFTKLTEITIKGEGIIDGQGSVWWKDAAVYAGTDTSQNIPSTGQNRANELNNMISAELSKMPKTKPTALRFYGSTDVTVTGITIQNSPKMHLKFDSCTNVHVFDISVSSPGDSPNTDGIHLQNSQNVLIHSCNLACGDDCVSIQTGCSNIYIHDINCGPGHGISIGGLGNGNTRACVSNVTVRNTVMRNTMTGVRIKTLQGGSGSANNIMFSNIQVSEVETPIVIDQYYCDKEKCKNQTSAVAVSGITYANIQGTYTVQPVYFACSDNSPCTEISLATIQLKPHQTSHHLYGPFCWKTYGESKTSTVPPIDCLQKGNPSNAPSKIASCQV, from the exons ATGAACCTATTCATTTCGTTCGTTCATCACTTCACAAAAATGATGAGCATGGACCTAAAGAACTGTGCATTTCTCATTCTATTTGCCTTTCTTATTCTATGTGCGGACTTTGGTGCTTGCTATGCTAGAAATAGCATGCCTTGGAGGCAAAGCAGAATTCATCTGTCCAGTGTAATGGATAAAGGCCACAGTAGCCACCACAATCACAAGAAGCACAATACTCCACTAGCACCTGCACCTGCACCTAAGCCTAAGCCTAAGCCACCAGCACCCATGCCTGTGCCTGCCCCCGCTCCCAAGCCAAAGCCTAAGCCACCAGCACCTGCGCCCATGCCTGTTCCTGCACCGCTGGCCCCAGCACCAAGTCATAAGAACTCTACCACGTTCAATGTACAAGATTATGGCGCCAAAGGTGATGGACAAACGGATGATATGAAG GCATTCCTCGCAGCATGGGCAGCCGCTTGTAAAGTTGAAGCATCAACAATTCTCGTCCCATCCGGATCCATATTTCTCCTCAGCCCAATTTCTTTTGCAGGGCCAAATTGTAAACCTAAAATTATATTCCAG TTGGATGGCAAGATAATTGCTCCCACAAGCGCAAAAGCTTGGGGATCAGGTTTCTTACAATGGATCGAATTCACTAAGCTTACCGAGATTACTATAAAAGGGGAAGGCATCATTGACGGACAAGGCTCAGTTTGGTGGAAGGATGCAGCAGTCTACGCTGGGACAGATACATCACAAAACATCCCCTCCACAGGCCAAAATAGAGCCAATGAACTGAATAATATG ATTAGCGCGGAACTGAGTAAAATGCCAAAGACCAAGCCAACG GCACTCAGGTTCTACGGCAGCACTGATGTGACAGTTACAGGCATTACTATACAAAATAGCCCCAAGATGCACCTTAAGTTTGATTCTTGTACTAATGTTCATGTTTTCGACATTAGCGTCTCATCTCCTGGTGACAGCCCAAACACAGATGGTATCCACCTGCAAAATTCCCAGAATGTGCTCATTCACAGCTGCAACCTTGCTTGTG GGGATGATTGTGTTTCCATACAAACTGGATGCTCGAACATATATATCCATGATATAAATTGTGGGCCAGGACATGGCATCAGCATCGGAGGGCTAGGGAACGGCAACACAAGAGCTTGCGTCTCAAATGTGACTGTGCGTAACACCGTAATGCGCAACACCATGACTGGTGTGAGAATAAAGACATTGCAG GGAGGCTCAGGTTCAGCAAACAATATCATGTTCTCAAACATCCAAGTTTCCGAAGTTGAAACTCCAATCGTGATAGACCAATACTATTGCGATAAAGAAAAATGCAAGAATCAAACGTCAGCTGTGGCGGTTTCAGGCATTACTTACGCCAACATACAAGGAACTTACACAGTACAACCGGTATACTTTGCGTGCAGCGACAACTCGCCTTGCACAGAGATATCTCTTGCAACCATACAGCTAAAGCCTCACCAAACAAGCCACCATTTGTATGGCCCTTTCTGCTGGAAGACATATGGAGAGTCGAAGACCTCCACAGTCCCCCCAATTGACTGCCTGCAGAAAGGCAACCCATCTAATGCCCCTTCTAAGATTGCTTCATGCCAGGTTTAG
- the LOC115741181 gene encoding MYB-like transcription factor EOBII has product MDKKPCDGNGKSQDVEVRKGPWTMEEDLILINYIANHGEGVWNTLAKAAGLKRTGKSCRLRWLNYLRPDVRRGNITPEEQLLIMELHAKWGNRWSKIAKHLPGRTDNEIKNFWRTRIQKHIKQAEAFSGQSSEMNDQASTAQMSSMPEPMEIYDSPPSFQGGGNSSNNNNNNMEAFPANLSVESNEAYWSMDDLWSMQLLNGD; this is encoded by the exons atgGACAAGAAACCATGCGACGGCAATGGCAAGTCCCAAGATGTCGAGGTGAGGAAAGGGCCGTGGACGATGGAGGAGGATCTCATCCTCATCAACTACATAGCGAATCACGGCGAAGGTGTTTGGAACACCCTAGCCAAAGCTGCCG GTCTGAAGCGTACCGGGAAGAGTTGTCGGCTCCGGTGGCTGAACTATCTGCGACCCGACGTCCGGAGAGGCAACATCACTCCCGAGGAGCAGCTCTTGATCATGGAACTGCATGCTAAGTGGGGAAACAG GTGGTCTAAAATTGCAAAGCATCTGCCCGGGAGGACCGACAATGAGATAAAGAACTTCTGGAGGACTAGGATCCAAAAGCACATCAAGCAAGCAGAGGCTTTCTCCGGTCAGAGCTCCGAGATGAATGATCAAGCCAGCACAGCCCAGATGTCCAGCATGCCGGAGCCAATGGAGATCTATGACTCGCCGCCATCATTCCAAGGCGGTGgcaacagcagcaacaacaacaacaacaacatggaGGCTTTTCCAGCGAACTTATCGGTTGAGTCGAACGAAGCCTACTGGAGCATGGACGATTTATGGTCGATGCAGCTACTCAACGGGGACTGA
- the LOC115741279 gene encoding ADP-ribosylation factor 1 isoform X1 has protein sequence MGLTFTKLFSRLFAKKEMRILMVGLDAAGKTTILYKLKLGEIVTTIPTIGFNVETVEYKNISFTVWDVGGQDKIRPLWRHYFQNTQGLIFVVDSNDRDRVVEARDELHRMLNEDELRDAVLLVFANKQDLPNAMNAAEITDKLGLHSLRQRHWYIQSTCATSGEGLYEGLDWLSNNIASKVCSKSPHGL, from the exons ATGGGGCTCACGTTCACGAAGCTGTTCAGCCGGCTTTTCGCCAAGAAGGAGATGCGGATTCTGATGGTAGGTCTCGATGCGGCTGGTAAGACCACGATCCTGTACAAGCTCAAACTCGGTGAGATTGTCACCACGATTCCGACCATCG GATTTAATGTCGAGACAGTCGAATATAAGAACATAAGTTTCACTGTGTGGGATGTGGGTGGTCAGGACAAG ATCCGTCCATTGTGGAGGCACTACTTCCAAAACACACAGGGTTTGATTTTCGTTGTTGACAGCAATGATAGGGATCGAGTGGTGGAGGCAAGAGATGAACTGCATAGGATGTTGAATGAG GACGAGCTGCGTGATGCTGTTCTGCTTGTTTTTGCCAACAAGCAAGATCTTCCTAACGCAATGAATGCTGCAGAAATAACTGATAAACTTGGTCTTCATTCTCTCCGTCAACGCCATTG GTACATCCAGAGCACATGTGCAACCTCTGGAGAAGGTCTTTATGAGGGTCTGGATTGGCTTTCCAACAACATTGCCAGCAAGGTATGTAGCAAATCACCACATGGTTTGTAA
- the LOC115741279 gene encoding ADP-ribosylation factor 1 isoform X2, with product MGLTFTKLFSRLFAKKEMRILMVGLDAAGKTTILYKLKLGEIVTTIPTIGFNVETVEYKNISFTVWDVGGQDKIRPLWRHYFQNTQGLIFVVDSNDRDRVVEARDELHRMLNEDELRDAVLLVFANKQDLPNAMNAAEITDKLGLHSLRQRHWYIQSTCATSGEGLYEGLDWLSNNIASKA from the exons ATGGGGCTCACGTTCACGAAGCTGTTCAGCCGGCTTTTCGCCAAGAAGGAGATGCGGATTCTGATGGTAGGTCTCGATGCGGCTGGTAAGACCACGATCCTGTACAAGCTCAAACTCGGTGAGATTGTCACCACGATTCCGACCATCG GATTTAATGTCGAGACAGTCGAATATAAGAACATAAGTTTCACTGTGTGGGATGTGGGTGGTCAGGACAAG ATCCGTCCATTGTGGAGGCACTACTTCCAAAACACACAGGGTTTGATTTTCGTTGTTGACAGCAATGATAGGGATCGAGTGGTGGAGGCAAGAGATGAACTGCATAGGATGTTGAATGAG GACGAGCTGCGTGATGCTGTTCTGCTTGTTTTTGCCAACAAGCAAGATCTTCCTAACGCAATGAATGCTGCAGAAATAACTGATAAACTTGGTCTTCATTCTCTCCGTCAACGCCATTG GTACATCCAGAGCACATGTGCAACCTCTGGAGAAGGTCTTTATGAGGGTCTGGATTGGCTTTCCAACAACATTGCCAGCAAG GCTTGA
- the LOC125316236 gene encoding polygalacturonase At1g48100-like isoform X1: MNLFISFVHHFTKMMSMDLKNCAFLILFAFLILCADFGACYARNSMPWRQSRIHLSSVMDKGHSSHHNHKKHNTPLAPAPAPKPKPKPPAPMPVPAPAPKPKPKPPAPAPMPVPAPLAPAPSHKNSTTFNVQDYGAKGDGQTDDMKAFLAAWAAACKVEASTILVPSGSIFLLSPISFAGPNCKPKIIFQLDGKIIAPTSAKAWGSGFLQWIEFTKLTEITIKGEGIIDGQGSVWWKDAAVYAGTDTSQNIPSTGQNRANELNNMVSTQISAELSKMPKTKPTALRFYGSTDVTVTGITIQNSPKMHLKFDSCTNVHVFDISVSSPGDSPNTDGIHLQNSQNVLIHSCNLACGDDCVSIQTGCSNIYIHDINCGPGHGISIGGLGNGNTRACVSNVTVRNTVMRNTMTGVRIKTLQGGSGSANNIMFSNIQVSEVETPIVIDQYYCDKEKCKNQTSAVAVSGITYANIQGTYTVQPVYFACSDNSPCTEISLATIQLKPHQTSHHLYGPFCWKTYGESKTSTVPPIDCLQKGNPSNAPSKIASCQV; encoded by the exons ATGAACCTATTCATTTCGTTCGTTCATCACTTCACAAAAATGATGAGCATGGACCTAAAGAACTGTGCATTTCTCATTCTATTTGCCTTTCTTATTCTATGTGCGGACTTTGGTGCTTGCTATGCTAGAAATAGCATGCCTTGGAGGCAAAGCAGAATTCATCTGTCCAGTGTAATGGATAAAGGCCACAGTAGCCACCACAATCACAAGAAGCACAATACTCCACTAGCACCTGCACCTGCACCTAAGCCTAAGCCTAAGCCACCAGCACCCATGCCTGTGCCTGCCCCCGCTCCCAAGCCAAAGCCTAAGCCACCAGCACCTGCGCCCATGCCTGTTCCTGCACCGCTGGCCCCAGCACCAAGTCATAAGAACTCTACCACGTTCAATGTACAAGATTATGGCGCCAAAGGTGATGGACAAACGGATGATATGAAG GCATTCCTCGCAGCATGGGCAGCCGCTTGTAAAGTTGAAGCATCAACAATTCTCGTCCCATCCGGATCCATATTTCTCCTCAGCCCAATTTCTTTTGCAGGGCCAAATTGTAAACCTAAAATTATATTCCAG TTGGATGGCAAGATAATTGCTCCCACAAGCGCAAAAGCTTGGGGATCAGGTTTCTTACAATGGATCGAATTCACTAAGCTTACCGAGATTACTATAAAAGGGGAAGGCATCATTGACGGACAAGGCTCAGTTTGGTGGAAGGATGCAGCAGTCTACGCTGGGACAGATACATCACAAAACATCCCCTCCACAGGCCAAAATAGAGCCAATGAACTGAATAATATGGTAAGCACCCAG ATTAGCGCGGAACTGAGTAAAATGCCAAAGACCAAGCCAACG GCACTCAGGTTCTACGGCAGCACTGATGTGACAGTTACAGGCATTACTATACAAAATAGCCCCAAGATGCACCTTAAGTTTGATTCTTGTACTAATGTTCATGTTTTCGACATTAGCGTCTCATCTCCTGGTGACAGCCCAAACACAGATGGTATCCACCTGCAAAATTCCCAGAATGTGCTCATTCACAGCTGCAACCTTGCTTGTG GGGATGATTGTGTTTCCATACAAACTGGATGCTCGAACATATATATCCATGATATAAATTGTGGGCCAGGACATGGCATCAGCATCGGAGGGCTAGGGAACGGCAACACAAGAGCTTGCGTCTCAAATGTGACTGTGCGTAACACCGTAATGCGCAACACCATGACTGGTGTGAGAATAAAGACATTGCAG GGAGGCTCAGGTTCAGCAAACAATATCATGTTCTCAAACATCCAAGTTTCCGAAGTTGAAACTCCAATCGTGATAGACCAATACTATTGCGATAAAGAAAAATGCAAGAATCAAACGTCAGCTGTGGCGGTTTCAGGCATTACTTACGCCAACATACAAGGAACTTACACAGTACAACCGGTATACTTTGCGTGCAGCGACAACTCGCCTTGCACAGAGATATCTCTTGCAACCATACAGCTAAAGCCTCACCAAACAAGCCACCATTTGTATGGCCCTTTCTGCTGGAAGACATATGGAGAGTCGAAGACCTCCACAGTCCCCCCAATTGACTGCCTGCAGAAAGGCAACCCATCTAATGCCCCTTCTAAGATTGCTTCATGCCAGGTTTAG